ATAAGGTATAATTAAAACAAGCAGCATATTTAATACCCAAATTAACgattaaactaataaaaaaaaGCTTGATTAATGTAATATGATACTCAATAATATGTTAATGTAATGTTGATTGAATATTAGTTAGATTGGTATGAACATTATTTTCAATACAAGAGAAGTAAATTTGAGTGCGTTAAAGCAcattatctttctatttataAGTTGAGGAGAGACTGTGAGTAATTCTAGGACTTGTGTCAAATACAAACAATTCAAGCAAATTTGAAATACAAAACCATTTTCTTCTATATTTTCAGTCAGCATGTACAAATGTGACATGAAAACGAACAGTTAGAGCCGGAATACCTGTACAAAAACAAGGAAGCAATGTCGGAGGGCATCCTGTATCTATAATTACAAGAAAATTTATCCAATTTCCTGATTGTGGACTTTTTAGAACTCCTCGGAATCAAAATCAGGGTTCGATGGGAATTCAAGACCCTGAAGTGCTGCCATTCGTCGTAAATCCTCGTCCGAGTAAGCTGGAATGAACCAGTATCGCTTGTCTGTTCCAAACACCTGTATATATACAAGCACCAAAACTTGAGCAAAACGAAGATCGATGACAGTTAATACAGCATACAGACCAGCTATAAAGAATGCAAACTCCGGTAAAGCTTCCAGAAGCCATAAGGACTTGTCAAACAAAGATAAAAAAGTTAACctgttcaaaatttttcttttggCCTAGGTCATATCGCCATTTCGGAGTAGTTTTCTTCTCATATGCCTGTTCGAAAGACGACCAAAGAATTTTTTTTTCAGTAAATCCTAAGTCTATTTATATTGCATTTTAATCCTATAAAGGGAGAATACACCATGTATCCAGCCGAAAGATGGACCTAAATTCTCGTTAGGATATTCACTTGATGTGCTTGGCGTTACAGCATTTGAGTTTTTTCCGAAAACAAATAGTTTCACATGTGCACGCACTATTATGACACGGTAATAGAATTCAAATGAATACGATACCTCAATAGTTGTGGTGTTAGCGGACACCAAAGATACGTGCATGATCAAAAACCCAAAGACACTCAATGCAAACGCCAGATTCAAAACTGTGACACGAGAAACTTGTAATACTTTAGCACGTCATCAGGAAAAAATTGTTGAACAGGTTAGAAGAAAACTGGCCGAGCAACCCGTACCGAAGGACAGAAAAGTTGTAGCAAGGGTGGCAGCAGTTCCGGGAATTTCTTCATCGCTAAAGAAAGCTAAGAAATGAGAGAATAAGGCCAACGTCACAAGACTTGTCTCGAGGAATGTGTAGAACTGCATCGAGGTTTAAAATCGAAGTCAAACGAACAGCAAGCAAACAGAACCATTACTTCAACCAATGTTACAATCAAGCAACAAGCCAGCAAAGAAACACTCGGCAAGCTCGATATATGCATTTTGAAAATAGTAACGATAAAACTGATATAGATAAAGCAGGCATACCAAGAACAGAAGGAAATACTTGTAATTCAATGCACCAACACAATTGACAACCCATACACAATGATGGTCCATCTTTAGCACACACCGCCCACCTAAAACCGATCATCATGAACAACGATTTCATAAGCAGATATAAAAAGAAAAGGAACCGATAAATCTCGAACGTACAAACAGAACAATGATGGCAACGAGGTGGTTTAAACTGGTTGCACTTCCGACAATATCGAATCCTTCGACTTGACAGGGCCGGCTGCAAACCGTCAAACTCCGACTCATTCAATGGGTCAACCTCCCCTCTTTCCTCATCCCAAGCCGGTTTCCAGTTAGGCGGCACAGTACCGGAATCAGTTAAAACGACAGTTAAGTAACTCCATAACAGCATAACCAACtgcagaatcacatcaaatttcCAACATTTAGACCCAAATCATACATTCTTcgaaggtttagggtttaagtttTTAGGGTTTCAGGTTTGATCCGATTACACTAATCACAATCCCCAAAacccaatttattaatttagaatcTAAAATTGGAAACCCTAAATCTAAAAAAGGGGTCCAAAAGGAAGCTTGTGCTTCAAATTTAACCCAAGCTTATAATTTTAgcaattaaaaatgaaatttttacagACTCATAACATCTGAACACAAAAAGGGAATAAAATTTAAGACCAAACACAAAACCCCATCACAAAAAAGGGTTTAATTTTAGGGATTTACCAAGAAATGAAATAAGATCAATACAACAACAGCAATGAACGAGTGAAGGCCACCATCGAACAAAGCAGGTCCGTAATTGGTGAAAACTACGGCGTAATAAGCGACACCGACAATAAAATTACAAAACAAGAGACAAAAAATTGATCTTTTTTCGTGTTTCTTTTTATGGTCCTGACAACTGCTTGAAAAACAAGTGAAAAATAAAGGTTGTCTTTGAATTACTTAGAGACCAAGGATGATACTGGAATTAGAACAAAAAAACaggattttattaaaattttgctCTGAGATTTTTGGTATTAAAATAGGAAATCTAGTTTAATCTAGGGTTTATGGGATTTGTGATTCAGATaagtatggaatccatgttactATACAGAAACGAGAGAGAGAGAGTGAGTCAGTGACTAATAAAGGCAATATTTAGTTCCTTTGCATTTTCTGGTAAAAATGTTCTTCCAGTCCTTTTTATGTTTACGATTGAGTAACTTGGTCCCAATGAGAAAAATTGGAGCAATTTAATCCTATCAATTTCAGAAGTGAGAAATTAAGTACAATTAATCAATGTGTTAATGTTTTCTGCCAACTATACATAaatttgattggtataataacaaatttagctttcaTAGTTTACACATTCTGTCAATTTAGTAAAGATTTTACAAATTTAGCTTGCAACATTTGTGTAAATGTGTaaatgtttaggataaatttttaattattttagaaagaagactaaattaacaaaacatgtaaacttaaaagggttaatttttgttatatcaatcaaaattatgTATAATTGATTAATTGTCCTTAATTGTTCGAGTTTTTAAATGGACCAATttgctcaatttcaaattttagagTGATTGGAGAAGTCTTTTTACCCATTTTCTAAATGGGTAAACTAAATCCAATGTCTATAAAATATTAGtatgttttggtcactcaacttcaaaaattttacaaaattatcactgaactattcaaaagttttcatttaagtcactgatctatttggaagtttttatttaaatcattacacggttaaaaaaaatttttaattcaactAGTGAGCTCCAAGCGATAGTTCGATGATCAATACATTAAATCAATATCCATCAACAAGTAAGAAATCATACATTAGATCTAAGTCGATATAATAATTAGTGTCAAAGATCGAACAAGaaaattgtttgaattttggtTGGCGGATCTGTGACGTTCTTTCATAAAAGAAACTAAATATTGTAAAAGAGAATGAGAAGTAGAGCTTTTGATTGGTTCAAGTATTGTGACCAAAGAAGACCataaaacaatgattttaacaacccaataacttaaatgaatattttttaatagttcaataatcatttttgtaacttcttaaaattaagtgaccaaataataaatttactaataatttaaagaCTTTCAGTATAACTTATACTATTTTGAACTATACCAAAGGAATGGTCGAGCCAAAAGCCAAACAAAGCATAGTAGTCCAAGCCTAATGGTAATCTTGACATTCGATTTAACATTGTTACAACAACAACAATACCACGAGATAATACATATTACGAGTTTTCGATcacttaaataaaaaaacaacaacaaaacagGATTTAGAAACCAAACAACATAATAACCACTAAAATCTCCAAACAATTTAATACAAATACAGGACAGGCAACAAGGTCTTATTGTTGGTTTCTTCTCACTCAAGTTAATGTACAGCATCAGGTTGTCTTTCAGGCGAGGCATCTAAGAATTCCGGTAACGCCTTCAATGACTCGAATATCCGACACAATCTAGGGTACTTGGACTGCAAAAAGAAAACCCAGCGCATACGGTCGGTTTCTTGAGTGCTAATTAATCTGACATACAAGTTTCGAGAATTAATGGAgcataaaagttatgttttaagcGTTCAAAGACTCATTTACCATGTCGATTTTAAACCTTTGCATCGCCACAGCTATCTGAGGTGCCATAAATACATCAGCCTGAGACAGACAAATCAAAGAACATGTAAGAATTCATCAAGGGTTTAACATCAAATCGGAAAGACTCGAACAATGACGAATGTACCATGTATACTTCGTCTCCGCTTGCATATTTGCCGTTAATGTCTTTCAGCAACTTCTCGAGAGCTGCAATGCAAGTAAAGCAAGCAAAAAGTTGCGTTAAGTATTTCGCGAAACTTCGATTATCGGTTAGAGGCTCTTTTTACGTATACACGACGACACGAACAAGAATGAAAGTTAATTATGAAATGAAATCACTTACCATTGAAACCTTTTTCCACATTAGTTTGAGCAAACAAAAGTGATTCTTGTGGACCAACTTTTTGCACAAGATATTTCTAAGAAACATGAAAAGAGGGTATCAAATTGAATTAAAACAGGAACAAATGAATGagcataaatatataaatacatgtgtgtgtatatatatataacagaATATACCAAGTTTGACAGCATATGAAGAGGCTGTATGCTAGAGGTGACTATGCTGGCAACCTGTGGATGATAAACTAGTTAGTGAACTGTCAATTGAGCAGGTGGGGTCAATTTGAGTTTTAAAAATTTCTGATTATTTTGGGATTTGGTCAGTTTTAGTTTCGGGCCATTTGGGTTTATGCCATTCAGGTTTGAGGGTCAGGCTTTTCAATGCAAGTCTATTTCGTGATTTgtcactgtttttttttttttttgtataatgACAGGTTTTCTTATCCGTTTTACCGTCTGAGTATAATCCTCTTTGAGTCAAGGGTAGTAGTCAAATTTGATAACTTTAATTTCAAGTCATTTTGAGTTACTTGTTCCTAGGTAACTTCAGATTTAAAATTTTGATGAGTTTTAGTTGTTGACATTTCATAATCAAATCGGGATAGATTACTTTAAATTCGGGTTTTACAGGATCGGATCATAATCTATGATGTAAAGCCATATTCCAAGATACTTACCTGAAGATTCAGAGCTTTAAGCTGGGGATCAGCTGGTAAGAGAGCTATTTGAGGGTATTTTTCTTCCAAATACTAACAAAAATAAGTACCAAATTAAACAATTCAGCTGAAATGAACGCAAAAACACCACATCAAATGACAATATCAACAAATTCCAtacactaaattattagtaagtttatgttttgatCGCTCGACTTCAAAACGTTAAAAATGACCactaattatttgaaaattttaagtcacTAGACTATTAAAACTGTTGTTGTATAGCATTATTTGTTTACACCGTTTGCACCAATCGAAAttctttccccttttcttttaCAGTTCAGTTTGTTATCATGAAACAACTTCGAGCATCACAAATTTACGAACTAAAATACAAACAGCTTTCTTCTTCAATCTCCAACACTAACTGTAAGATCAACTTAGATCTAAGGCATTTCTTCTATTCATCGATAGGTACTAATCCACTGTACCGATCGTCAAATTGTCACTTAGAACTCGCTAGtcggatttttttttaaaaataaaaaataaaaactttcgaataattcGATGACTtatataaaaactttcaaataattcggtgattaaaatgaaaactttcaaaaagtccagtgattattttgtaatattttaaagttgagtgattaaaatgtaaacttactaatagtacTGTGACATTGGgtgtgatttatttatttatttatttataaatacaaGAGGAGGACAGCCCTCGAAATGGAAAATCGCTTTTTAGTCCTTTTATAAATGAAAAAATTAGAAGTTTATATAGGATAAATGGCACTTTACctccttaaaaataaaaataaaaaaattatttaatcctTTCCTAAATGATAAAATCATAAGTTATAATTAAATTCCAACCCCTAAAAGAATTCCTAATCGTTGCTGTATTGGAATTAAGAACACTAACCAACAAGATTGCATATGAATCAGACACGACAACATCACCATCATCAAGAACAGGAACAAAATGCAGAGGGTTCAATTTCTCAAACTCTGCAACAACAGCAGcaacaacaaaagaaaaaaaattgtcttTTTAGTATGTTTCCATTCtaccatatgcatgtatgtatgtagTATGTATGTCTGTATAGCTCACCTGGTGTAAACTGCTCTCCTTTTGAAAGATTCACAGCTTTGTACTCATACGAAATCCCTAACAAAAACCCAATTAAAAAATCAGTACCAAAATTATTGGAAACCTACTGAATTAATGAATTCGAAGAGAAACCCAAATTAGATATAAGAGGGAATAAGCTGATGATTAAAGTTAAAACCTTTGAGGTTTAAAGCGAAGCGAACTCGCCATGAACATGAGCTTTGCCAGTATGAATACAGAGCAAGCTTTGGAGACTCACCAATTATCTGTtaacaacaaaataaaataaaaataatgagtggaatttgggattaaattgaacaaAAATAGAAACAGCATGGTGTTAAAATCATACCGCTGCCATTGTTGGAAAGGTTGAAAGCTCAAAGCTTCAGACAGAGTGGCAGGTAGTTGTTGGTATTTGGTAGTTTTTTGCAATAACGTGACTGACTTTTATAATAGAGAGAATCtcgtgtgacatgcatgtattagGAGTTAgaatatattgtttttatttaaaatatagatgaattaattaaaaagtaaattaattttttataaaattttatcagataaatttttatatcaaaataagGTATACATTTAATTATTATGTTAGTCATGCGAAATTTTAacagtaaaataaatgaaatttttaataaaaaactaatttttctttcatttaaCGATTAggactaatttatctatttttaaataaagatagtaAAATATAATCGACTTCTTATATAAGACCTCCATAGCATTTTTACCTCATATTGTTGATCTTGCAAACATATATAGACGAACTTTGTTAACaaatgaattttgatttttcaaCACGTGAGATTAGAATTAAATTATGAATGATACATATACGGATGGGATAAGAATTATTTTCAATTGCACTTTAATTTTAAACAAAAGATTTCATttacaaaatcataaaaatttaaaaatattaactattttaaatagtaaataatatttttaaaacaaaaaaatgttAAATCTATTTCAATTTTACATTAttcgattttttttaaaagtacaTTCACTCTGATTCATTGCGGGGCTCGAATTTCATTGTGATGTTATGGGTATTTTGAGTGTTGTTTGTGGCTCGATGATGGGTTTGGATCGTGGTGTTAGAAATCAAACCAAACTTTTCAAAGTCAAAAATTACAACCAAAGAGTCTGTATCCAAATTGGTTTCTACCTCATACAACTTGGCTTTCAAATTGGATACAACTTTGCAAATCGGATAAAGCTTATCATGTTGGAAACTTCATGAAAAATCAAGATGGTAACAACATTGAAAAGTTCAACAAGGCAAGGCATATAATCGATAAGCATTATCATTTATGATATACTTAAGGGATAAGCAATCATTAAGGTAACTAGACTAtgtctatatatatgtatgtatagttCATGTGTTGTGAGTGCTAAAAAAATTAGCTAGAGTTTGAGAGCAAAAAAAGGTGTTGTGAGTATAGAAAGGAAAATCTAGCAGCAGCTAGTatagagagaaaaaaataaaagagaatttgtattgtattttaTTTGTGTGTAATAAAAATTAGTATTtgagttatttttattattacgcTTCCAACAAGTGGTATCCGACCTAGGTTCGTGTTGACATCACAATGGTGAACATGATTCAATCGCAGATCATGAAATTAACAAAGACAAATTATGGAAACTGAAGCATCTAGATAAAGGCTTTGCTCGGTTCTCAAAATTGTTGGGATGTTGTTGAAGAAGGATATGTCGAGCCCGAAAATGAAGCTGCCAAAGCGGCTTTGACAAATGAAGAAAAAAGAGTATTAAAAGAAGCTCGTAAAAAGGATAAGAGGGTgttgttttttatttttcaaggCGTTGATGAATCAACCTTTGAAAAAATTTCAGATGTGAAGACATCAAATGAAGCATGGGGAAGTTTGCAAAAATCCCTTCAAGGAGCGGAAAAGGCTAAAAAGGTACGTTTACAAACCCTTAGAGCTGAATTTGAGACGTTGAAAATGAAACTATTGGAAAGTGTTGATGATTATGTTATTTGGGTGAAAACGGTggtaaatgaaatgaaaagaaatggagaaacACTTGATGATGTCAGAGTAATGGAAAAAATTTTGCGGTCATTAACACGCAAATTTGATTATATGGTGGTTGCCATTGAAGAGTCAAAAGATTTATCACAAATATCAATCAACAAACTTGTGGGTTCCCTCCAAGCCCATGAGCATAAAATGAAGCTAAATGATGATACTGGAAATTCGGACCAAGTCTTGCAAAGTAAGTTGTCCTTCAACGAAAGTGGAGCTAGGGATAATTTTGGACAAGGAACGAGCAATCGTAGAGGATACCGTGGAGGATATAGAGGCAGAAATAGAGGTGGATGAGGAACACATGGACGAGGCAATCAATCATATGGTAAAGTCCAAACAAGTGACGAATATCAAACATCGAGTCGTGGACAAGGAGCTCGAGGCCGAGGTCGAGGCAGAGGTAGATTTCAACAAGGAAATAAATCTCAGGTACAATGTTATAATTGCAATAAATATGGCCATTATAGTTACGAGTGTAGATCAAATCCCAATATGGAGGAGAGAAATCATGTAGCAGCAGCCAAAGAAGAAGAAAACGTGGAATCTAATGTATTCCTCACCTATAAAGAAAgtgaaaaatcaagaaaaaaataTTTGGTATCTTGATAATTGCGCTAGCAATCA
This window of the Gossypium arboreum isolate Shixiya-1 chromosome 12, ASM2569848v2, whole genome shotgun sequence genome carries:
- the LOC108458629 gene encoding uncharacterized protein LOC108458629 gives rise to the protein MKNQDGNNIEKFNKIKALLGSQNCWDVVEEGYVEPENEAAKAALTNEEKRVLKEARKKDKRVLFFIFQGVDESTFEKISDVKTSNEAWGSLQKSLQGAEKAKKVRLQTLRAEFETLKMKLLESVDDYVIWVKTVVNEMKRNGETLDDVRVMEKILRSLTRKFDYMVVAIEESKDLSQISINKLVGSLQAHEHKMKLNDDTGNSDQVLQSKLSFNESGARDNFGQGTSNRRGYRGGYRGRNRGG
- the LOC108458464 gene encoding probable protein S-acyltransferase 14 isoform X1 — translated: MLLWSYLTVVLTDSGTVPPNWKPAWDEERGEVDPLNESEFDGLQPALSSRRIRYCRKCNQFKPPRCHHCSVCGRCVLKMDHHCVWVVNCVGALNYKYFLLFLFYTFLETSLVTLALFSHFLAFFSDEEIPGTAATLATTFLSFVLNLAFALSVFGFLIMHVSLVSANTTTIEAYEKKTTPKWRYDLGQKKNFEQVFGTDKRYWFIPAYSDEDLRRMAALQGLEFPSNPDFDSEEF
- the LOC108459481 gene encoding glutathione S-transferase zeta class-like isoform X3 gives rise to the protein MAAIIGESPKLALYSYWQSSCSWRVRFALNLKGISYEYKAVNLSKGEQFTPEFEKLNPLHFVPVLDDGDVVVSDSYAILLYLEEKYPQIALLPADPQLKALNLQVASIVTSSIQPLHMLSNLKYLVQKVGPQESLLFAQTNVEKGFNALEKLLKDINGKYASGDEVYMADVFMAPQIAVAMQRFKIDMIN
- the LOC108459481 gene encoding glutathione S-transferase zeta class-like isoform X2, with the translated sequence MAAIIGESPKLALYSYWQSSCSWRVRFALNLKGISYEYKAVNLSKGEQFTPEFEKLNPLHFVPVLDDGDVVVSDSYAILLYLEEKYPQIALLPADPQLKALNLQKYLVQKVGPQESLLFAQTNVEKGFNALEKLLKDINGKYASGDEVYMADVFMAPQIAVAMQRFKIDMSKYPRLCRIFESLKALPEFLDASPERQPDAVH
- the LOC108459481 gene encoding glutathione S-transferase zeta class-like isoform X1; this translates as MAAIIGESPKLALYSYWQSSCSWRVRFALNLKGISYEYKAVNLSKGEQFTPEFEKLNPLHFVPVLDDGDVVVSDSYAILLYLEEKYPQIALLPADPQLKALNLQVASIVTSSIQPLHMLSNLKYLVQKVGPQESLLFAQTNVEKGFNALEKLLKDINGKYASGDEVYMADVFMAPQIAVAMQRFKIDMSKYPRLCRIFESLKALPEFLDASPERQPDAVH
- the LOC108458464 gene encoding probable protein S-acyltransferase 14 isoform X2; this encodes MLLWSYLTVVLTDSGTVPPNWKPAWDEERGEVDPLNESEFDGLQPALSSRRIRYCRKCNQFKPPRCHHCSVCGRCVLKMDHHCVWVVNCVGALNYKYFLLFLFYTFLETSLVTLALFSHFLAFFSDEEIPGTAATLATTFLSFVLNLAFALSVFGFLIMHVSLVSANTTTIEVFGTDKRYWFIPAYSDEDLRRMAALQGLEFPSNPDFDSEEF